Proteins from a genomic interval of Candidatus Micrarchaeia archaeon:
- a CDS encoding potassium channel family protein, with product MERPPTNILFIVCLILIIITIGASFMHYIEGWTWIDSFYWATITISTIGYGDLVPTLEISKIFVIFYILIGVSTAVYGMFYLASFMIKKNENYFETFKKHPKKLPTHFIGQTAKKMEKMNTPTPKGVGFCFVF from the coding sequence ATGGAGCGACCACCAACAAATATTTTATTCATAGTGTGTTTAATTTTAATTATTATTACTATCGGCGCTAGTTTTATGCATTATATAGAGGGGTGGACTTGGATTGATTCATTTTATTGGGCTACCATAACAATTTCAACAATAGGTTATGGAGATTTAGTTCCTACTTTAGAAATATCAAAAATATTTGTAATTTTTTATATTTTAATAGGAGTTTCAACAGCAGTTTATGGAATGTTTTATTTAGCTTCATTTATGATTAAAAAGAATGAAAATTATTTTGAAACTTTTAAAAAACACCCTAAAAAATTACCAACTCATTTTATAGGACAAACAGCAAAAAAAATGGAGAAAATGAATACTCCCACACCTAAAGGTGTGGGTTTCTGTTTTGTGTTTTAA